A single region of the Paraburkholderia sprentiae WSM5005 genome encodes:
- the imuA gene encoding translesion DNA synthesis-associated protein ImuA, with the protein MNSPPEPLPESIHPSLWRASQLARGRLSTVDTGYPALSRELPGGGWPVGALTEVLPQATGSGELRVLAPALSALKKPIVLVAPPCEPSGQGLAYSGIPVAQVLLLRAKSMSDQLWATEQTLKAGMCGAVLLCQTHARTDALRRLLLASRSSASLFFVFRPLQETCDASPAELRISLRTAERGVRVDIVKRKGPRFEGELTVELNPEQRC; encoded by the coding sequence ATGAACAGCCCTCCCGAACCTCTACCGGAATCAATCCACCCCTCCCTGTGGCGGGCGTCGCAGCTGGCGCGCGGACGCCTGTCGACTGTGGATACGGGCTATCCGGCATTGTCTCGAGAGCTTCCCGGTGGAGGATGGCCGGTCGGAGCGCTCACTGAAGTCTTGCCCCAAGCGACGGGGTCGGGGGAGCTACGGGTGTTAGCGCCGGCACTGTCAGCACTCAAGAAGCCCATCGTCCTGGTGGCACCTCCATGTGAGCCGTCCGGCCAAGGTCTCGCGTATTCAGGTATTCCGGTGGCCCAGGTTCTGTTGTTACGGGCGAAGAGCATGAGCGACCAGTTGTGGGCAACGGAACAGACTTTGAAGGCTGGCATGTGCGGCGCGGTCTTGCTGTGCCAAACCCACGCTCGAACGGACGCACTTCGACGACTGCTTTTGGCCTCGCGCTCGAGCGCTTCGCTGTTTTTCGTCTTTCGCCCCCTTCAGGAAACCTGCGATGCATCCCCCGCAGAACTGCGAATCTCGCTCCGCACAGCCGAGCGAGGCGTGCGGGTGGACATAGTGAAACGCAAGGGCCCACGGTTTGAAGGCGAACTGACAGTTGAATTGAACCCGGAGCAACGCTGCTGA
- a CDS encoding SOS response-associated peptidase family protein, with the protein MCYSAQIVADYRRFVRTFGATMDIHEFARLFFERAEGISKAKVPKAMEHAFAYPENEEQAEISALIRRFNSDQTTKLEQELFKQRKRLADAERALQTKATKAATEHQRIATDKIAWTKSKLDDLQRAELQPRDSRIFPASYAPVMVMENGKRVVKPMRYQCRIAGKPASYDVKFPGTYNARRDNLEGFWRPCFGRTHGVLLVEVFYENVSKAKFEGTLLETHERDENVVLEFRPSNGELMHVACLWSRWSAPNEPDLLSFAAITDEPPPEVAAAGHDRCIIPIKPENIDAWLNPEASELERMYAILDDRDRPCYEHRLAA; encoded by the coding sequence ATGTGCTATTCGGCCCAGATAGTTGCGGATTACAGGAGGTTCGTACGCACCTTCGGTGCCACGATGGACATCCACGAGTTCGCACGTCTGTTCTTCGAACGCGCCGAGGGTATAAGCAAGGCCAAAGTTCCGAAAGCGATGGAACATGCTTTCGCGTATCCAGAGAATGAAGAGCAGGCTGAGATTTCAGCGCTTATCCGCAGATTCAATTCTGACCAAACAACGAAGCTGGAACAGGAACTGTTCAAGCAGCGCAAGCGTCTGGCCGATGCGGAAAGAGCCTTGCAGACCAAGGCTACCAAAGCGGCAACGGAACACCAGCGCATCGCGACTGACAAGATTGCGTGGACCAAAAGCAAGCTTGACGATTTGCAGCGAGCCGAACTGCAGCCGCGAGACTCCCGCATATTCCCCGCGAGCTATGCGCCCGTGATGGTTATGGAAAACGGAAAGCGCGTCGTGAAGCCAATGCGTTACCAGTGCCGCATCGCCGGCAAGCCTGCTTCTTACGATGTCAAATTTCCTGGGACTTATAACGCTCGCCGGGACAACCTCGAGGGCTTCTGGAGACCATGCTTCGGGCGCACCCATGGCGTCTTGCTCGTCGAAGTGTTTTACGAGAATGTGAGCAAGGCAAAGTTCGAGGGAACGTTGCTGGAGACACACGAACGCGATGAGAATGTTGTTCTCGAGTTCCGTCCAAGCAACGGCGAACTGATGCACGTCGCGTGTCTGTGGTCGAGATGGAGTGCGCCGAATGAGCCAGACCTCCTCTCATTTGCGGCTATTACAGACGAGCCCCCGCCAGAGGTTGCCGCTGCGGGGCATGACCGGTGCATCATTCCTATCAAACCTGAGAATATCGACGCGTGGCTCAACCCTGAAGCATCGGAGCTTGAGCGCATGTACGCGATACTTGATGACAGGGACCGGCCATGCTATGAGCACCGGCTCGCGGCATAA
- a CDS encoding CHASE2 domain-containing protein encodes MLTALIIMAVIFIVQNSLSNSGFADYLRAWSFAYLEAFLPDTTAERLQVVVMDIGEIAGGTPTQPLDRQKLWEIIDGLHDAEAAVVGIDNDFSPGPTGWRVPHGEYSDPKFFSHCQQWPEMPVVLGVFHNADLSPNAWLGASQFKGLAAYIGSAPIIEDARLTRAETHYSGKAGATELPSMGYALAQKYVTTHSKGAFPQPGSWLSLVVEPVGEPERVQLVNFSKLGQMTRESIWLPEKDPTGAANIPHYFKGKIVLLGDINPDNPRVIDSTDRFFAPGRKEEQPGVLYHASAAYTFGFAPIYEFNKLTSVVLDILLGGIFLFAVWLQTRYQPQSRGIKAKIVRLAEQYALIVAAILLVVIALIAITYFNILWLDAAWVALGLLLHYALPPHVKELFPKWTGGDFEEAS; translated from the coding sequence ATGCTGACAGCGCTGATTATCATGGCTGTCATTTTCATCGTACAAAACAGCCTGTCGAATTCGGGGTTTGCTGACTATCTGCGAGCCTGGTCGTTTGCTTACCTCGAGGCGTTTCTGCCCGATACCACGGCTGAGCGTCTGCAGGTCGTAGTAATGGACATTGGCGAGATTGCCGGGGGAACGCCCACGCAGCCGCTGGACCGCCAAAAACTCTGGGAAATCATTGATGGTTTGCATGACGCGGAGGCGGCTGTTGTAGGCATCGACAACGATTTTTCGCCCGGCCCGACAGGCTGGCGCGTCCCGCACGGCGAGTACAGCGACCCAAAATTCTTTTCTCATTGTCAGCAGTGGCCAGAGATGCCCGTCGTTCTGGGCGTTTTCCACAATGCGGACCTTAGTCCCAACGCATGGCTTGGCGCGAGTCAGTTCAAGGGCCTCGCAGCTTATATCGGCTCAGCGCCAATCATTGAAGATGCCCGCCTAACAAGAGCGGAAACACACTACTCGGGAAAAGCTGGAGCAACTGAGCTTCCGTCGATGGGATATGCACTCGCGCAGAAGTACGTGACGACCCATTCGAAGGGGGCATTCCCACAGCCGGGGAGTTGGCTATCCCTTGTTGTGGAACCCGTCGGAGAACCTGAGCGAGTGCAGCTGGTGAATTTTAGCAAGCTCGGGCAAATGACGCGGGAGAGCATCTGGTTACCTGAGAAGGACCCTACCGGAGCCGCAAACATCCCTCACTATTTCAAGGGGAAAATTGTATTGCTGGGGGACATCAACCCGGACAACCCCCGAGTGATTGACAGCACCGACAGGTTCTTTGCGCCCGGAAGAAAAGAAGAACAACCGGGTGTTCTTTATCACGCGAGTGCCGCGTATACCTTTGGATTTGCACCCATCTACGAATTCAACAAGTTGACCAGCGTCGTGCTGGATATCTTGCTTGGGGGCATCTTCTTATTTGCGGTCTGGCTTCAGACGCGATATCAACCTCAATCGAGAGGCATCAAGGCCAAGATTGTGCGACTGGCAGAACAGTATGCGTTGATTGTCGCCGCCATCCTGCTAGTGGTCATTGCGTTAATTGCAATAACCTACTTCAACATTTTATGGCTTGATGCAGCTTGGGTGGCGTTAGGACTGCTTTTGCATTATGCCCTGCCTCCGCATGTGAAGGAACTCTTCCCGAAATGGACAGGTGGCGACTTTGAGGAGGCGTCATGA
- a CDS encoding BON domain-containing protein, translating to MKTLPLITFVGATSLVFAETSAQTTEVLQTKDIARVVTVTKGGVCEACPAGHQEQRRPLNQNAYIKADEWVHCIGSAKGTAVYLSEDGKDRKDGQFELAGEDWEPVALPGASIRQQPGRTRLGTYGAVHTPDNAVVGMSGGAGAAADVEQRAQILPTEPSTRAHKHLAANKADRKLDSSVNKALARADGLDAQNIHVQAKNGEVTLHGSVPEQSQINRATDVASGVKGVTSVKNALKSEPAGN from the coding sequence ATGAAAACCTTGCCGTTAATCACTTTCGTTGGTGCGACTAGTCTTGTGTTCGCTGAAACCAGTGCTCAGACTACCGAGGTCTTACAGACCAAAGACATTGCCCGAGTCGTTACGGTAACCAAAGGAGGCGTCTGCGAGGCTTGTCCGGCAGGTCACCAGGAGCAACGACGGCCACTCAATCAGAATGCGTACATCAAAGCCGATGAATGGGTGCATTGTATCGGCTCGGCTAAGGGTACAGCCGTTTATTTGAGCGAGGACGGGAAAGACCGCAAGGATGGACAGTTCGAGCTTGCGGGAGAAGACTGGGAGCCCGTGGCCCTACCGGGTGCCTCCATACGACAGCAACCGGGCCGGACCCGGCTGGGAACGTACGGGGCTGTTCACACACCTGACAACGCAGTGGTCGGGATGTCGGGGGGAGCCGGTGCAGCGGCCGACGTCGAGCAGCGAGCACAGATTCTTCCAACCGAACCGTCAACTCGGGCGCACAAACACCTTGCGGCAAACAAGGCAGACCGCAAACTGGATTCCAGCGTAAACAAAGCCCTTGCCCGAGCCGATGGACTCGACGCGCAAAATATCCATGTCCAGGCTAAGAACGGCGAAGTTACCTTACACGGTTCTGTCCCCGAACAGAGCCAGATTAACCGGGCTACTGACGTGGCGAGCGGTGTGAAAGGCGTGACGTCAGTTAAAAACGCCCTGAAATCTGAACCGGCCGGAAACTGA
- a CDS encoding HAD domain-containing protein, producing MRKVLFLDIDGVLHRGVARRAGNRVVSSSPEVALFEYVPVLDDLLRPYSDVEIVLSSDWSVVLGTEFTRNAIPSPLVRERIVAATFDGCASNPLFWPVLTRGGQILDYVARNEPLSWLAVDDRTDGFEAHRHRLVHCQTEVGLGDCAVVEKFREMLQHCFGDALRYDAEN from the coding sequence ATGCGAAAAGTGCTGTTTTTGGATATCGATGGAGTGCTGCATCGAGGCGTCGCTCGTCGAGCCGGCAACCGGGTGGTAAGCAGCTCCCCAGAAGTAGCACTGTTTGAATATGTTCCGGTGCTCGACGATTTGCTACGTCCTTATTCTGATGTAGAAATTGTGCTTTCGAGCGACTGGTCCGTTGTTCTCGGGACGGAGTTCACGCGAAACGCGATTCCATCTCCACTAGTTAGGGAGCGCATAGTCGCTGCGACGTTTGACGGCTGCGCAAGCAACCCGCTTTTTTGGCCGGTTCTTACACGCGGTGGACAAATCCTTGACTACGTCGCGAGAAATGAGCCTCTCAGTTGGTTGGCTGTCGACGACCGTACCGATGGATTCGAAGCGCACCGTCACAGACTCGTACACTGTCAGACTGAAGTCGGCTTGGGTGACTGCGCAGTTGTCGAGAAATTCCGCGAAATGCTACAGCATTGTTTCGGGGACGCGCTCAGATATGACGCCGAGAACTAA
- a CDS encoding HAD domain-containing protein — MLCAFMSESNDTDEKTRREVMFLDFDGVIHRLGAVRTQHGIRSASPSITLFEFAPVLVELLEPHVRVEIVLSTSWVPALGFQRARDALPATLRNRVVGATYHSKFADADGWPTMERGRQVLRYVWTHRLTRWLAIDDDVKGFGDQLSHVVQCDESLGLGDIGTQDALRIRLAEQFG, encoded by the coding sequence ATGTTGTGCGCCTTTATGAGTGAGAGCAACGATACGGATGAAAAGACGCGCCGGGAGGTGATGTTTTTGGACTTTGATGGAGTTATTCACCGTCTTGGCGCGGTAAGGACCCAGCACGGAATACGGAGCGCGTCTCCTTCAATCACTTTGTTCGAGTTCGCCCCGGTGTTGGTTGAGCTTCTGGAGCCGCACGTTAGAGTGGAAATAGTCCTCTCAACATCGTGGGTACCTGCTCTTGGATTTCAGCGAGCGAGAGACGCGCTGCCAGCCACGCTTCGGAATCGAGTTGTCGGCGCGACGTATCACTCGAAATTTGCAGACGCGGACGGGTGGCCGACGATGGAGCGCGGGAGGCAGGTGCTGCGCTATGTCTGGACGCATCGTCTGACCAGATGGCTCGCAATTGACGATGACGTGAAGGGTTTCGGTGACCAGCTCTCACATGTCGTCCAATGCGATGAGAGTTTGGGTCTCGGTGACATCGGAACTCAAGATGCGCTGCGCATTCGACTCGCGGAGCAATTCGGATAG
- a CDS encoding BPSL0761 family protein yields the protein MTTPVERTRALREAGRLLYLLSRLPSELDGLGLRELAVRVLRHYPDDGMVQLIASQTTWLEWRERVGKDIT from the coding sequence ATGACTACGCCCGTTGAGAGAACAAGAGCCCTCAGGGAAGCGGGACGGTTGCTTTACCTACTCTCTCGGTTGCCTTCGGAACTCGATGGTCTCGGTTTGCGGGAGTTGGCGGTTCGCGTCCTCAGACACTACCCTGACGACGGGATGGTTCAGCTGATTGCCAGCCAGACGACATGGCTGGAGTGGAGAGAACGCGTCGGAAAAGATATCACTTGA
- a CDS encoding helix-turn-helix domain-containing protein, with protein MSEIDNKVTDPWLRRRLAEHVRRLRLEKKLSQERLSEVCGFHRTYVSQVERAVTNITIDNLQRIAEALGEEPATLLIP; from the coding sequence ATGAGCGAAATTGATAACAAAGTTACTGACCCATGGCTCCGACGCCGTCTGGCGGAACACGTGCGGCGGTTAAGATTAGAAAAGAAGCTGTCCCAAGAAAGGTTAAGCGAGGTGTGCGGATTTCATCGAACGTACGTCAGTCAGGTCGAGCGGGCGGTAACTAACATTACGATAGACAATCTGCAGAGGATTGCAGAAGCACTCGGCGAAGAGCCGGCAACTCTGCTTATCCCGTGA
- a CDS encoding site-specific integrase: protein MLITYKDLINHHKTLNIDKDGNKKSQNQIFKNHLSTLVSYLAYNGKTVDSNVGVEMLADFDKRSRKYLEQLQLAPRTISDRRSHLRAWEVSVHFLRSNGEAMRAQKRQNKITDFTQALRNAVASQDQAPKAIARKAGASTSAIARWLKGALPNERALPSLTRIEHALGLKRNELRDLLPPSRLPDCIKAPTSQTIPYRARHKALTQDRFALDEADLSPDFMHEWREFFRYKTAVHTRLKRSRRSVWRCLPKAKLATQLCAAALSGDFGCVTADMTFGQVRRYLGFLCKPASEGGMGLRPEEVMTLAWLAVPEAVNSYLEFMTRRSAGVIHRGQKNFASLVCSLTTRDHGYLYQQPRFAQRLPAHFSSSSFETMCDETYFLAREWKDKATGMSRNPEEPIRALLALSEPLTPVFRAIQSLDEQAASAAPGSRDEAVHKRNALLLSMLVANPLRRRNYVLMSYAEDGSGNLYQRQDGWRLRFEASDFKNERGAANKAYDAPLPRDISARIEEYLEEFRPRLLKNNPSALWVFPSRTGTLWENISKQVEDLTRRLIPETPGFSPHALRHLVPTDYLRKHPNDFPTVALLLHDRLETVMTNYAHLRQDDSFGRWEEHMQKVPRK, encoded by the coding sequence ATGCTGATTACCTACAAAGATTTGATAAACCACCACAAAACGCTTAACATTGACAAAGACGGAAACAAGAAGTCTCAGAACCAGATATTTAAAAATCACCTCAGCACATTGGTTTCTTATTTGGCATACAACGGGAAAACCGTCGACTCTAACGTGGGTGTTGAGATGCTCGCGGACTTTGATAAGCGCTCGCGAAAATACCTTGAGCAGCTGCAACTTGCCCCGCGCACCATCTCAGACAGGCGCAGCCATCTTCGAGCGTGGGAAGTCTCCGTACACTTCCTCCGAAGTAATGGCGAAGCGATGAGGGCGCAGAAAAGGCAGAATAAGATAACCGATTTCACTCAAGCATTGCGCAATGCCGTCGCATCTCAGGACCAAGCCCCCAAAGCAATTGCGCGAAAAGCCGGTGCCTCCACGTCAGCAATAGCACGGTGGTTAAAGGGAGCCCTCCCCAACGAACGTGCCCTCCCTTCGCTAACTCGGATTGAACACGCGCTGGGTCTCAAAAGGAATGAACTCAGGGACCTATTGCCTCCGTCCCGTTTGCCGGACTGTATTAAAGCGCCGACGTCGCAGACGATTCCCTATCGCGCTCGTCACAAGGCTCTCACTCAAGACCGCTTTGCTCTTGATGAAGCAGACTTATCTCCCGACTTTATGCACGAATGGCGAGAATTTTTCAGGTACAAAACCGCCGTTCATACCCGGCTCAAGCGGTCTAGGCGCAGCGTTTGGCGCTGTCTGCCGAAAGCGAAGCTCGCTACGCAGCTTTGTGCTGCCGCACTATCGGGGGATTTTGGTTGTGTGACGGCGGACATGACGTTCGGCCAAGTGCGGAGATATCTTGGCTTTCTTTGTAAGCCGGCTTCGGAGGGTGGGATGGGTCTCCGTCCGGAGGAGGTCATGACACTAGCATGGCTGGCCGTGCCCGAGGCTGTCAACTCATACCTTGAATTCATGACTAGGCGTTCGGCGGGCGTTATCCATCGGGGCCAGAAGAATTTCGCCAGTCTCGTCTGTAGCTTGACCACGAGAGACCACGGATATTTGTACCAGCAACCGCGCTTCGCACAACGGCTGCCAGCCCATTTCTCGTCCAGTTCGTTTGAGACGATGTGCGATGAGACTTACTTTCTTGCGCGCGAATGGAAGGACAAAGCCACAGGGATGTCCCGTAACCCCGAGGAGCCAATTCGTGCGCTGTTGGCGCTGTCGGAACCGCTAACACCCGTCTTTCGAGCTATCCAGTCGCTGGACGAGCAAGCCGCTTCGGCCGCACCGGGAAGTCGTGACGAAGCAGTTCACAAAAGAAATGCGCTCCTGCTTTCGATGTTGGTTGCAAACCCGCTCAGGCGTCGGAACTATGTCTTGATGTCATACGCTGAGGACGGCTCCGGCAATCTGTATCAGCGCCAGGATGGTTGGCGTCTCCGGTTTGAAGCCAGCGATTTCAAGAATGAGCGGGGTGCGGCAAACAAGGCTTACGATGCGCCCCTGCCTCGTGACATTTCTGCCCGCATCGAAGAATATCTGGAGGAATTTCGACCACGCCTACTCAAGAACAATCCGTCAGCGCTTTGGGTTTTTCCTAGCCGGACTGGCACGTTATGGGAAAACATAAGCAAGCAGGTCGAAGACCTGACCCGGCGACTTATCCCGGAAACGCCCGGATTCAGTCCACACGCCTTACGGCACTTGGTGCCCACAGACTACTTACGGAAGCACCCGAATGATTTTCCGACGGTTGCGCTGCTACTGCACGACCGCCTTGAGACCGTGATGACTAATTATGCTCACCTGAGACAAGACGATTCATTCGGGCGTTGGGAGGAACACATGCAAAAGGTCCCGAGGAAATAG